Proteins from one Panthera leo isolate Ple1 chromosome D1, P.leo_Ple1_pat1.1, whole genome shotgun sequence genomic window:
- the TIMM10 gene encoding mitochondrial import inner membrane translocase subunit Tim10: MDPLRAQQLAAELEVEMMADMYNRMTSACHRKCVPPHYKEAELSKGESVCLDRCVSKYLDIHERMGKKLTELSMQDEEVIKRVQQSSGPV; encoded by the exons ATGGATCCGCTCAGGGCCCAGCAGCTGGCTGCAGAGCTGGAGGTGGAGATGATGGCTGATATGTACAACAG AATGACCAGTGCCTGCCACCGGAAGTGCGTGCCTCCCCACTACAAGGAAGCAGAACTGTCCAAGGGCGAGTCTGTGTGCCTGGACCGCTGTGTCTCCAAGTACCTGGACATCCATGAGCGGATGGGCAAAAAGTTGACAGAGTTGTCTATGCAGGATGAAGAGGTGATAAAGAGGGTGCAGCAGAGCTCTGGGCCCGTGTGA